The Planctomycetia bacterium genome has a segment encoding these proteins:
- a CDS encoding MmcQ/YjbR family DNA-binding protein, producing the protein MTANEFRKMALKLPDVQESAHMDHPDFRYVNKIFASLGTQESYGMVNLTSEQQKEFLASHPEAFEPCAGVWGKRGYTKVILENADKAAVKEALELAWKKVASTIRPSSKRKK; encoded by the coding sequence ATGACAGCCAACGAATTCCGCAAGATGGCCTTGAAGCTGCCCGATGTGCAGGAATCAGCACATATGGATCATCCTGATTTCCGTTATGTGAACAAGATCTTTGCTTCGCTGGGTACACAAGAAAGTTATGGGATGGTCAACCTGACTTCTGAACAACAGAAGGAGTTTCTGGCATCTCATCCCGAAGCGTTTGAACCCTGTGCCGGTGTATGGGGGAAACGGGGCTACACCAAAGTGATTCTGGAGAATGCCGATAAGGCAGCAGTCAAGGAGGCCTTGGAGTTGGCTTGGAAAAAAGTTGCTTCTACGATTCGACCCAGTTCCAAAAGGAAAAAATAG